DNA from Synechococcus elongatus PCC 6301:
GCCAGCTTTTCGCCACCTCGCGAAACGTAGGGCGGCTTGGCCGCAACTTCAATCACGGCATCTTCAGCCACCAGGCTCCCCGGTTTATCGACAATCGCTTGGGCGACCCGCACTTCACCAGCACGAATCAGCCGTTGGGCCTGCTGCCGCGAGGGGCAGAGTCCACGTTCCACCAACAGAGCATCTAAACGGTGCTTAGCCACAGGCGCAGGAGAGAGTACATGCCCCAATTATCGGAGCTGACTCCCTCCCAGCTCAGCACTGACCTTAATAGCAGCCTAAAACCGTGAGGATGTAGCTAGAACCAACCGCATCAATGCCCCCCAAGTTGACATTGACCTGGTAGGGCTGGCTGTTGCGGCGAGGTAAGCCAGTCAGCTCTTTCGAGAGATTGCTAGGCAAATAGACACTGCCGCTGAAACTTTCATCGACGGTGCCGTTGCTGTACTTCAAGTTGAGGCCCGCTTGATAGGTGGTGTTGGCACTGGTCGATTGAATCTTGGCAATGTAGCGGCGAAACGTAGCATCAGCGGGCACGGCAAAGTCCGTATTCCAGTTGTCGCGGAAGAACGGACCTGCGCCGCCGGGTGTGACCGTTTTCGTGACTGAGGTGCCGCTCCCTCCCACCACAGGCAGCGGTGTGCAGTTGGCTTGTGCTAGGAGAGTAGACGGACTGGCAAGGCTGCTGGGGAACAACAAAGCAAGAAGCAGAGCGGTCGACATTGGGCCATTCCTCACACAGGAAACCTTGCTCCTTAATTTAAGAGGCTGGTCTATCCAGCGGGGCAGGCAAGGGATCAGTCTGAGAACTGCTACCGCGATCGCCAATCCTGGTGCAGATAACACCGTTCATCAGCGATCCACTCAAGACCTCTGAATCTGCGATCGGGACGGGTCGATGGGGCTGGCAAACGCAGCTAATCAAGGTGTAGCCATCAATCGTTCAGGCCAGACTGAGGGGAAAGCGGTTGCCTCAGGGACTAGGGTTCCTTTCCCAACGTTTCAGCGCTCAATAACAACCAACGACGGTCAAGGTATAGGTGGAACCGACGGCCTTCAGTCCACCGAGATTAACGTTCACCTGAAACGGCTGACTATCCCGACGGGGCTGCCCAACGAGCTCCTGAGAACCATTTCGGGGTAGCGCGAAGCTGCCCTTAAAGGTCTGGTCAGCGGTGCCGTTGCTGTACTTGAGATTGAGACTGGCCTGATAGGTCGTACTGGCACTGAGGGATCGAATGGTTGCGACGTAGCGCCGAAAGGTTGCATCCGTGGGCACAGCAAAGTCGGTATCCCAGTTGTCGCGGAAGAACGGACCTGCACCGCCGGGTGTGACCGTTTTTGTGACTGAGGTACCGGCGCCCCCCACCACTGCCAGCGGCGTGCAATTGGCCCGACTGAGCAGAAGCGGTTGAGTAGTAGACAGCGGACCAGAGACCAGTAAGGCGATCGCCAACAGCGCTGACATGAGACCGTTCCTCAAGTTCGACAAGCTAACTGCTCTCACTGTAGAGGCCGATCGCCGGCGCGGCAGCGGGTAGGGAAATCCACCCTAGTTGCTGTTGAGAACAGCCCTCGACGAAATGAGAAGATTACGAAATGCAAGGAACAAGCTTAGAAAATTCTGGGAGAGATCAGGCCGTAATGCTCTCGCTGGCAAAATACGAAGCAAGTTTCTTGTGGCCAGAGAAAATTTCAGTTCTGGCTCTGTCCCGGTCCTAGCTTCAGTGAGGAGGATCCCATGGAGCAAGCGTTCGGTAACCTCTACGAAATCTTTGGGCGCCAGTTGGTGCGCCTCAAGGATCAGCCCGAAGACATGCCCGACTTTGTCTTGGAATATTGCCACGGCGATCGCTGCTGGGTGCGACAGCAGGCCTGGGGTAGAACCATCAATCTCGGGATTCAGCGATCGCAGATCATCGGTTTGGATTAGATCTCGGCGCTCGGCCAAAGCCGTAAGATAGGAAGGCTGTATCCGTCGACACCGGCTTTGATCGAGCGTTATACGCTGCCTGCCATGGGCGGCCTTTGGACTGACACCTACAAACTCAAAACCTGGCTGCAGGTTGAAATTGCCGTTTGCGAGGCTCAGGCAGAGCTCGGCTATATCCCCGCCGATGCCGTGGAAACGATCAAGGCGAAGGCCAATTTCGATCCGGCGCGGGTGCTGGAGATTGAGCAAGAAGTTCGCCACGACGTCATCGCCTTTTTGACCAACGTCAACGAATATGTTGGCGATGCCGGTCGCTACATTCACCTTGGCATGACCAGCTCGGATGTGCTGGACACTGGTCTGGCGCTGCAGATGGTGGCCAGTGTCGATCTGCTCTTGGCTGAAACCGAGAATTTAATTCAGGCGATTCGCTGGCAGGCGCAGCAACACCGCGAAACGGTGATGATTGGCCGCTCCCACGGCATTCATGCTGAGCCGATCACCTTTGGCTTCAAGCTCGCCGGTTGGCTGGCAGAGATGCTGCGCAACCGCGATCGCTTGGTGCAGGTCCGTCAGTCAGTGGCAGTCGGCAAGATTTCCGGTGCGGTCGGTACCTACGCCAACATCGAGCCGCGCGTCGAAGCTCTGACCTGTCAAAAACTAGGTCTGGAGCCGGATACGGCTTCGACCCAAGTGGTCAGCCGCGATCGCTATGCGGAGTATGTCCAGGTCCTTGCCTTAGTCGCCGCTTCTTTAGAGCGCTTCTCCGTCGAGATCCGCAACCTGCAGCGATCGGATGTGCTGGGGGTTGAAGAATTTTTTGCCAAGGGTCAAAAAGGCTCCTCAGCCATGCCCCACAAGCGCAACCCGATTCGCTCCGAGCGAATCAGCGGTCTAGCGCGGGTGATTCGGGGCTATGCCGTGGCAGCGCTGGAAAACGTGGCACTCTGGCACGAGCGGGATATCTCCCACAGCTCCGTGGAGCGGATGATGCTACCCGACTGCTCAGCGACGCTGCACTTCATGCTGGTGGAAATGACCGAGCTGGTGAAAACCCTGCAGGTCTATCCCGAGAACATGACCCGCAACCTCAACCGCTACGGCGGCGTGGTTTTCAGTCAGCGCGTACTGTTGGCCTTGGTTGACAAGGGACTCAGCCGCGAGGAAGCCTACCGAATTGTCCAAAGCAATGCCCACAGCGCTTGGAATCATGAAGGCGGCAACTTCCGCGCCCTGATTGAAGCCGATCCGACTGTTCAGGCTCACCTCAGCGCCGCCGAGATTGAAGACTGCTTTGCTGCTCAACATCATCTGCGTCATTTGGATGATGTCTATCAGCGCCTCAACATCTAACGCGAGTTAAGGCTGCAATTTCCACAAGGCACAGGGCCACCGTCAGATGTTCTCCAACATGGTTTTAAAGTTGGCAGCAGCACTGAGTGGTCTTGTGCTGATTTTATTTGTGGGCTTTCATCTCACCACAAATCTGTTGCTATGGCGGGGAGCAGAGGCTCTCGATCGCGCGGCGATCGCACTCCATAATCAGGTCTGGCTCCCCGCTGCTGAAGCGATCGTTCTGACAGCGATCGCGGTTCATTTTCTGACCGTCTTGATCCTGGCTTGGCGTAACCGTCAGGCTCGCGGGCCTCAAGCCTACGCCCAATGGCAAAGCAAGCAAACCAGTTGGTTGCGCTGGGCAGCGAATTCCACCGTCATCAGTGGCAGTGGTTTGGCCGTCTTCCTGCTCGTTCATCTGCAGGGGATGCGTTGGCGCGAGCATGATCCGAGCCAGACATCTAGCCTGATTCTTCAAACACTCCAGCAGCCAGCGATCGCCCTGCTGTATGGACTGGGAGCAGCAGTTTTAGCACTGCATCTCAGCCACGGCCTCCGCAGCATGGCGCGTAGCCTAGGCCTGTTCTATCCCCAATGGGCGATCGCGGGGCAACGAGTAGCAATTGCGATCGCGATCGGTTTAGGAATTGGATTTATTAGCATCATTGCTTTAGCAAATCGCACTTTGATCTGAAATCAGAGCAATGATTTCGATTCGTTTAGGCTGTAATCGCCTGCTGATTTTAACTAAAAAAAGCCTTTCATTCGAAAGGCTTGAGAGTTATGAGTTAGGGAGTGATATGGCGCGATCGCCGCTGAAATCTAAGGGCAATCCAAGGTGTCGCGGGTGGCTCGTCCGGTTTTAGAATTGACGCCTTCTGCCACACTGCACAGTAAATCTTGGGCATCTTGGCGCATCAACACATCGGTGAAATCCGCGCCCGTAATCTTGGCACCTTGGAAGAGTGCGTTAAAGGCATAGGCACCTTCCAGAATGGCGTCGGTGAGATCAGTGTTAGTCATCCGCGCCTGATCGAGAATGGTGTTACTGAGGTCAGCTCCGTGAAGATCGACGCTCTCCAAGTTCGCCCCGTAGAATCGAACCCCCACTAGCACCGAGTTACTGAAGTCGC
Protein-coding regions in this window:
- the purB gene encoding adenylosuccinate lyase: MIERYTLPAMGGLWTDTYKLKTWLQVEIAVCEAQAELGYIPADAVETIKAKANFDPARVLEIEQEVRHDVIAFLTNVNEYVGDAGRYIHLGMTSSDVLDTGLALQMVASVDLLLAETENLIQAIRWQAQQHRETVMIGRSHGIHAEPITFGFKLAGWLAEMLRNRDRLVQVRQSVAVGKISGAVGTYANIEPRVEALTCQKLGLEPDTASTQVVSRDRYAEYVQVLALVAASLERFSVEIRNLQRSDVLGVEEFFAKGQKGSSAMPHKRNPIRSERISGLARVIRGYAVAALENVALWHERDISHSSVERMMLPDCSATLHFMLVEMTELVKTLQVYPENMTRNLNRYGGVVFSQRVLLALVDKGLSREEAYRIVQSNAHSAWNHEGGNFRALIEADPTVQAHLSAAEIEDCFAAQHHLRHLDDVYQRLNI
- a CDS encoding succinate dehydrogenase cytochrome b subunit, producing the protein MVLKLAAALSGLVLILFVGFHLTTNLLLWRGAEALDRAAIALHNQVWLPAAEAIVLTAIAVHFLTVLILAWRNRQARGPQAYAQWQSKQTSWLRWAANSTVISGSGLAVFLLVHLQGMRWREHDPSQTSSLILQTLQQPAIALLYGLGAAVLALHLSHGLRSMARSLGLFYPQWAIAGQRVAIAIAIGLGIGFISIIALANRTLI
- a CDS encoding pentapeptide repeat-containing protein: MPVILSLHTLWRHCCRSLILIAIAGLAWSWIAPAAIALDFTKEILIESNFSNRDLSDANFTKANLRSSDFSNSVLVGVRFYGANLESVDLHGADLSNTILDQARMTNTDLTDAILEGAYAFNALFQGAKITGADFTDVLMRQDAQDLLCSVAEGVNSKTGRATRDTLDCP